In a genomic window of Gossypium arboreum isolate Shixiya-1 chromosome 9, ASM2569848v2, whole genome shotgun sequence:
- the LOC108455979 gene encoding protein LURP-one-related 8-like, with amino-acid sequence MTKVYPNASSFSGSGTISERPPKVLAAAESEAILTVWKKSLLFNCNGFTVFGSKGDLVFRVDNYMDGNKGEILLMDATGNPLLTIRRKKMSLGDSWLVYKGESTSTNPLLCVRKSMNILNNKCLAYVIPGENTSNRSNNVVYEIEGSYSQRSCSVYDDRRRLAAEIKKKEAVHGGVAYGNDIFRLVVQPGHIRTDFAMALVILLDQMFGSSRR; translated from the exons ATGACAAAGGTTTATCCCAATGCTAGTAGTTTTTCCGGTAGCGGTACCATCTCCGAGAGGCCGCCTAAGGTGTTAGCAGCAGCAGAATCCGAGGCAATTCTAACCGTATGGAAAAAATCCTTGCTCTTCAACTGCAATGGCTTCACAGTGTTTGGTAGTAAAGGTGATTTGGTGTTCAGGGTAGATAATTACATGGACGGTAACAAGGGTGAGATCCTTCTCATGGATGCCACTGGCAACCCTCTCCTTACCATCCGCCGCAAG AAAATGAGCCTGGGAGATAGCTGGTTGGTTTACAAAGGCGAAAGTACCTCAACGAATCCCCTACTTTGTGTAAGGAAATCGATGAACATCTTAAACAACAAGTGCTTGGCTTACGTTATACCCGGCGaaaacactagcaaccgaagcaACAACGTCGTATACGAGATCGAAGGGTCGTATTCGCAAAGATCGTGTTCCGTATACGATGACAGGAGGAGATTAGCCGCAGAGATCAAGAAAAAAGAGGCCGTTCATGGAGGAGTTGCCTACGGAAACGACATCTTTCGCCTTGTTGTTCagcctggtcatatcaggacgGATTTTGCCATGGCTCTCGTCATCCTTCTTGATCAAATGTTCGGATCTTCAAGACGATAA
- the LOC108455858 gene encoding uncharacterized protein LOC108455858 — MATPKQIWEQQQSQMQRVKNSGIILTNETPLKDDKEEEMAKSALALFRAKEEEIERKKMEVRDKVQAYMGRVEEATRRLSDIREELDALIDPMRKDIAFLRKKIDTVNRELKPLGQSCQKKEREYKEALEAFNDKNKEKTQLVSKLMELVSESERLRMKKLEELSKSIETLS; from the exons ATGGCAACACCAAAGCAGATATGGGAACAACAGCAATCCCAGATGCAGCGCGTAAAGAACTCGGGAATCATCCTTACCAATGAAACTCCATTGAAAgatgacaaggaagaggaaatgGCCAAATCCGCATTGGCTTTGTTTCGAGCCAAAGAAGAAGAGATTGAGAGGAAGAAGATGGAGGTGAGAGACAAGGTTCAGGCTTATATGGGACGCGTCGAAGAAGCTACTCGCCGCTTGTCTGACATTCGAGAA GAGCTTGATGCCCTGATAGATCCAATGAGAAAGGACATTGCATTTCTGCGTAAGAAGATAGACACCGTTAACCGGGAGCTGAAACCATTGGGACAGAGCTGCCAGAAGAAG GAAAGAGAGTACAAAGAAGCTCTTGAAGCCTTCAATGACAAGAACAAGGAGAAAACACAACTAGTCAGCAAATTAATGGAG CTGGTGAGTGAAAGCGAGAGATTAAGGATGAAGAAGCTGGAGGAGCTGAGCAAAAGTATTGAAACACTTAGCTAA
- the LOC108453979 gene encoding histone deacetylase 9 isoform X2, translating into MRSKEKISYFYDGDVGSVYFGPNHPMKPHRLCMTHHLVLAYDLHKKMEIYRPHKAYPVELAQFHSADYVEFLHRITPDTQHLFSNELARYNLGEDCPVFENLFEFCQIYAGGTIDAARRLNNQLCDIAINWAGGLHHAKKCEASGFCYINDLVLGILELLKYHARVLYIDIDVHHGDGVEEAFYFTDRVMTVSFHKFGDMFFPGTGDVKDIGEREGKYYAINVPLKDGIDDTSFTRLFKIIISKVVEMYRPGAIVLQCGADSLAGDRLGCFNLSIDGHAECVKIVKKFNLPLLVTGGGGYTKENVARCWTVETGVLLDTELPNEIPENEYIKYFAPDCLLNIPNGHIENLNSKSYLSTIKMQVLENLRSIQHAPGVQMQEVPPDFYIPDFDEDEHNPDERMDRKAHPRQANPA; encoded by the exons ATGCGTTCCAAGGAAAAAATATCCTACTTTTACGACG GAGATGTAGGGAGCGTATACTTTGGACCTAATCATCCAATGAAACCTCACCGGCTTTGTATGACTCACCATTTGGTCCTTGCCTATGACCTCCATAAAAAGATGGAAATTTAT CGTCCCCACAAGGCTTACCCCGTTGAACTCGCTCAGTTCCATTCAGCTGATTATGTCGAGTTTTTGCATCGAATTACGCCAGATACGCAGCATTTGTTCTCGAATGAATTGGCCAGAT ACAATCTTGGAGAAGACTGCCCTGTGTTTGAAAACTTGTTTGAATTTTGTCAAATTTATGCTGGTGGGACAATAG ATGCTGCAAGAAGATTAAACAATCAGTTATGTGATATTGCAATAAATTGGGCTGGTGGTTTACATCATGCCAAGAAGTGTGAGGCATCTGGCTTTTGTTACATCAATGACTTGGTTTTGGGAATCTTGGAGCTTCTGAAGTATCATGCCCGTGTTTTGTATATTGATATCGATGTACATCATGGtgatggggttgaagaagccttTTATTTCACTGACAG GGTGATGACTGTTAGTTTTCACAAGTTTGGCGATATGTTCTTTCCTGGAACTGGTGATGTGAAG GACATAGGAGAAAGAGAAGGAAAGTATTACGCCATAAATGTCCCACTCAAAGATGGAATTGATGACACTAGCTTCACTAGATTGTTTAAGATA ATTATTTCCAAGGTTGTTGAAATGTATCGACCAGGTGCAATAGTTCTTCAATGTGGAGCAGATTCTCTTGCTGGGGATCGCTTGGGCTGTTTCAATCTCTCAATTGATG gACATGCTGAATGTGTTAAAATTGTGAAGAAATTCAACCTACCTTTACTG GTTACCGGAGGCGGAGGATATACTAAAGAAAATGTTGCACGTTGCTGGACTGTTGAAACAGGAGTTCTTTTAGATACAGAACTTCCTAATG AAATCCCAGAAAATGAGTATATCAAATATTTTGCACCAGATTGCTTGTTGAATATTCCAAATGGGCACATA GAGAATTTGAATAGCAAGTCATATCTTAGTACGATCAAGATGCAAGTGCTGGAAAACCTTCGTAGCATCCAACATGCTCCAGGTGTACAGATGCAGGAG GTTCCACCTGATTTTTATATTCCTGATTTTGATGAAGATGAGCATAATCCTGATGAGCGCATGGATCGTAA AGCACACCCAAGACAAGCAAATCCAGCGTGA
- the LOC108453979 gene encoding histone deacetylase 9 isoform X1: MRSKEKISYFYDGDVGSVYFGPNHPMKPHRLCMTHHLVLAYDLHKKMEIYRPHKAYPVELAQFHSADYVEFLHRITPDTQHLFSNELARYNLGEDCPVFENLFEFCQIYAGGTIDAARRLNNQLCDIAINWAGGLHHAKKCEASGFCYINDLVLGILELLKYHARVLYIDIDVHHGDGVEEAFYFTDRVMTVSFHKFGDMFFPGTGDVKDIGEREGKYYAINVPLKDGIDDTSFTRLFKIIISKVVEMYRPGAIVLQCGADSLAGDRLGCFNLSIDGHAECVKIVKKFNLPLLVTGGGGYTKENVARCWTVETGVLLDTELPNEIPENEYIKYFAPDCLLNIPNGHIENLNSKSYLSTIKMQVLENLRSIQHAPGVQMQEVPPDFYIPDFDEDEHNPDERMDQHTQDKQIQRDDEYYDGDNDNDHNMDM; the protein is encoded by the exons ATGCGTTCCAAGGAAAAAATATCCTACTTTTACGACG GAGATGTAGGGAGCGTATACTTTGGACCTAATCATCCAATGAAACCTCACCGGCTTTGTATGACTCACCATTTGGTCCTTGCCTATGACCTCCATAAAAAGATGGAAATTTAT CGTCCCCACAAGGCTTACCCCGTTGAACTCGCTCAGTTCCATTCAGCTGATTATGTCGAGTTTTTGCATCGAATTACGCCAGATACGCAGCATTTGTTCTCGAATGAATTGGCCAGAT ACAATCTTGGAGAAGACTGCCCTGTGTTTGAAAACTTGTTTGAATTTTGTCAAATTTATGCTGGTGGGACAATAG ATGCTGCAAGAAGATTAAACAATCAGTTATGTGATATTGCAATAAATTGGGCTGGTGGTTTACATCATGCCAAGAAGTGTGAGGCATCTGGCTTTTGTTACATCAATGACTTGGTTTTGGGAATCTTGGAGCTTCTGAAGTATCATGCCCGTGTTTTGTATATTGATATCGATGTACATCATGGtgatggggttgaagaagccttTTATTTCACTGACAG GGTGATGACTGTTAGTTTTCACAAGTTTGGCGATATGTTCTTTCCTGGAACTGGTGATGTGAAG GACATAGGAGAAAGAGAAGGAAAGTATTACGCCATAAATGTCCCACTCAAAGATGGAATTGATGACACTAGCTTCACTAGATTGTTTAAGATA ATTATTTCCAAGGTTGTTGAAATGTATCGACCAGGTGCAATAGTTCTTCAATGTGGAGCAGATTCTCTTGCTGGGGATCGCTTGGGCTGTTTCAATCTCTCAATTGATG gACATGCTGAATGTGTTAAAATTGTGAAGAAATTCAACCTACCTTTACTG GTTACCGGAGGCGGAGGATATACTAAAGAAAATGTTGCACGTTGCTGGACTGTTGAAACAGGAGTTCTTTTAGATACAGAACTTCCTAATG AAATCCCAGAAAATGAGTATATCAAATATTTTGCACCAGATTGCTTGTTGAATATTCCAAATGGGCACATA GAGAATTTGAATAGCAAGTCATATCTTAGTACGATCAAGATGCAAGTGCTGGAAAACCTTCGTAGCATCCAACATGCTCCAGGTGTACAGATGCAGGAG GTTCCACCTGATTTTTATATTCCTGATTTTGATGAAGATGAGCATAATCCTGATGAGCGCATGGATC AGCACACCCAAGACAAGCAAATCCAGCGTGATGATGAATATTACGATGGTGACAACGATAATGATCATAACATGGACATGTGA